From the Leptolyngbya sp. O-77 genome, one window contains:
- a CDS encoding ExbD/TolR family protein, translating to MKILNPGSQQDDVRIELIPLIDVIFCILTFFILAAVSLTRQFAINTDLPSASTGVAQMRQTKIVTIDPVGTLYWDEDPVDESRLVQLVQQFQQESPDGTIVLNAPPYASYDSVVRVLDLLRAVGGDRVALAVTPTTQNPTEQIAPGQPGFSTPGGAPGLNNPGLGNPGLGNPATPLDPFGLPTVPGDPLGTPSAPLPRSNGGSPAQPGSAGAGQSSPGAPALPPAGQP from the coding sequence ATGAAAATCCTCAACCCCGGATCGCAGCAAGACGACGTGCGGATCGAGCTAATTCCGCTAATCGACGTGATCTTTTGCATCCTGACTTTCTTTATCCTGGCAGCGGTGTCGCTGACGCGCCAGTTTGCAATCAACACCGATTTGCCCAGCGCCTCTACAGGCGTGGCCCAAATGCGACAAACCAAAATTGTGACGATCGATCCGGTCGGTACGCTGTATTGGGATGAAGACCCCGTAGATGAGTCGCGCTTGGTGCAGTTGGTGCAGCAGTTTCAGCAAGAGTCGCCTGATGGAACGATCGTGCTAAATGCGCCGCCCTACGCCAGCTATGACAGCGTGGTGCGGGTGTTGGACTTGCTGCGGGCTGTGGGGGGCGATCGCGTTGCGTTAGCCGTTACACCCACAACTCAAAATCCAACTGAGCAAATTGCACCCGGTCAGCCTGGCTTCTCAACGCCCGGTGGAGCGCCGGGATTGAATAATCCCGGTCTGGGCAATCCCGGTCTGGGCAATCCGGCAACGCCGCTCGATCCCTTTGGCTTGCCGACTGTGCCGGGCGATCCACTCGGAACGCCTTCTGCGCCGCTGCCTCGCAGCAATGGTGGCAGTCCTGCACAGCCGGGCAGCGCTGGCGCAGGTCAGTCGTCCCCCGGTGCTCCAGCGCTACCGCCTGCGGGCCAGCCCTAG
- a CDS encoding MotA/TolQ/ExbB proton channel family protein, whose protein sequence is MNIGELFSKGGFVMWPLLLLSILSLTVVIERVLFWWKILTRERETAGRVLEAAQRDWRSAGDLARSAIDQPIGRFLNAGLELKDQEPDVVQLAMEASAQEELAAMHKGDKILEAVIAIAPLLGLLGTVLGLINSLGSIRLGDLGTTATENVTLGISEALITTATGLIIAIVSLAFYRVFQGLIAQQAKIFQKAGNELELLYRKTWSGQNAGHLAKRANSSAIAPDPSGTSAEAAEPS, encoded by the coding sequence GTGAATATTGGTGAGCTTTTTTCTAAGGGCGGCTTTGTGATGTGGCCGCTGCTGCTGCTCTCGATCCTGTCGCTAACGGTGGTGATCGAGCGCGTCCTCTTTTGGTGGAAAATTTTGACCCGTGAACGAGAAACTGCCGGACGGGTGCTAGAAGCAGCCCAGCGCGATTGGCGATCGGCGGGAGATTTGGCTCGCAGTGCCATCGATCAGCCAATTGGACGCTTTTTGAATGCGGGTCTAGAGCTAAAAGACCAGGAACCGGACGTGGTGCAGTTGGCGATGGAAGCCAGCGCTCAGGAAGAACTCGCCGCCATGCACAAGGGCGACAAGATTTTGGAAGCCGTGATTGCGATCGCCCCGCTGCTGGGCCTGCTGGGAACGGTGCTGGGGTTGATTAATTCTCTCGGCTCGATTCGGCTGGGCGATCTGGGCACGACGGCGACAGAAAACGTGACGCTGGGCATTTCTGAAGCGCTGATTACTACCGCCACTGGGCTAATTATCGCGATTGTGTCGCTGGCGTTTTATCGCGTGTTTCAGGGGCTGATTGCTCAACAAGCCAAGATTTTCCAGAAAGCAGGCAATGAACTAGAACTGCTCTATCGCAAGACTTGGAGCGGGCAGAATGCCGGACATCTCGCCAAACGAGCCAACTCTAGCGCGATCGCCCCAGACCCTTCGGGCACCAGCGCCGAAGCCGCAGAGCCGTCCTGA